One stretch of Pararhizobium qamdonense DNA includes these proteins:
- the atpD gene encoding F0F1 ATP synthase subunit beta produces MAKAATPSTTAAVKKPTAVKAAAEKPAAAARTAVAKKAPAAQAAVTATGAVGRVTQVIGAVVDVTFDEGHLPLILNALETDNNGNRLVLEVAQHLGENAVRTIAMDSTEGLVRGQPVTDTGAPITVPVGLETLGRIMNVIGEPVDEAGPLITSGKRSIHQEAPSYVEQSTEAQILVTGIKVVDLLAPYAKGGKIGLFGGAGVGKTVLIMELINNVAKAHGGYSVFAGVGERTREGNDLYHEMIESGVNKHGGGEGSKAALVYGQMNEPPGARARVALTGLTIAEQFRDEGQDVLFFVDNIFRFTQAGSEVSALLGRIPSAVGYQPTLATDMGQMQERITTTTKGSITSVQAIYVPADDLTDPAPATSFAHLDATTVLSRSIAEKGIYPAVDPLDSTSRMLDPMVVGEEHYEISRKVQTTLQRYKSLQDIIAILGMDELSEEDKLAVARARKIERFLSQPFFVAEVFTGAPGKLVALEDTIKGFKGLVNGDYDHLPEAAFYMVGSIEEAIEKAKRLAAEAA; encoded by the coding sequence ATGGCTAAGGCAGCTACCCCCAGTACAACAGCAGCGGTGAAGAAGCCGACAGCAGTGAAGGCAGCAGCGGAAAAGCCGGCAGCAGCAGCGAGAACCGCTGTGGCGAAGAAGGCACCGGCAGCCCAGGCCGCCGTGACGGCAACCGGCGCGGTCGGCCGCGTGACGCAGGTCATCGGCGCCGTCGTCGATGTGACCTTCGATGAAGGCCATCTGCCGCTGATCCTCAACGCGCTGGAAACCGACAACAACGGCAACCGCCTTGTTCTCGAAGTTGCCCAGCATCTCGGCGAAAACGCCGTCCGCACGATCGCCATGGATTCGACCGAAGGTCTGGTTCGCGGTCAGCCGGTCACGGACACGGGCGCTCCGATCACCGTTCCGGTTGGCCTGGAAACACTCGGCCGCATCATGAACGTCATCGGCGAGCCGGTTGACGAAGCAGGTCCGCTGATCACCTCGGGCAAGCGCTCGATCCACCAGGAAGCACCTTCCTACGTCGAGCAGTCAACGGAAGCGCAGATCCTGGTTACCGGCATCAAGGTCGTCGACCTCCTGGCGCCTTACGCCAAGGGCGGCAAGATCGGCCTGTTCGGCGGCGCCGGCGTTGGCAAGACGGTTCTGATCATGGAACTGATCAACAACGTCGCCAAGGCGCATGGTGGTTATTCGGTATTTGCCGGCGTGGGTGAGCGCACCCGCGAAGGCAACGACCTTTATCACGAAATGATCGAATCCGGCGTGAACAAGCACGGCGGCGGCGAAGGCTCCAAGGCAGCCCTCGTGTACGGCCAGATGAACGAACCGCCGGGCGCCCGCGCTCGCGTCGCTCTGACCGGTCTGACGATTGCCGAACAGTTCCGTGACGAAGGCCAGGACGTTCTGTTCTTCGTTGACAACATCTTCCGCTTCACCCAGGCAGGTTCCGAAGTGTCGGCTCTTCTCGGCCGTATTCCTTCGGCTGTGGGCTATCAGCCGACGCTTGCGACCGACATGGGCCAGATGCAGGAACGCATCACCACGACGACCAAGGGTTCGATCACCTCGGTTCAGGCCATCTACGTTCCGGCCGACGACTTGACCGACCCGGCACCGGCAACATCGTTCGCCCACTTGGACGCAACGACCGTTCTGTCGCGCTCGATCGCTGAAAAGGGTATCTACCCGGCTGTTGACCCGCTCGACTCGACCTCGCGCATGCTTGACCCGATGGTTGTCGGCGAAGAGCATTACGAGATCTCCCGTAAGGTGCAGACGACCCTGCAGCGCTACAAGTCGCTCCAGGACATCATCGCCATCCTGGGCATGGACGAACTGTCTGAAGAAGACAAGCTGGCCGTTGCCCGCGCCCGTAAGATCGAGCGCTTCCTGAGCCAGCCGTTCTTCGTCGCCGAAGTTTTCACCGGTGCGCCGGGCAAGCTGGTTGCGCTCGAAGACACGATCAAGGGCTTCAAGGGCCTCGTCAACGGCGATTACGATCACCTTCCGGAAGCCGCCTTCTACATGGTCGGCTCTATCGAAGAAGCGATCGAAAAGGCAAAGCGCCTGGCTGCCGAAGCCGCGTAA
- a CDS encoding AGROH133_08824 family phage infection protein: protein MEFYIPTETGEFLAFCAAVVTSLLGLVFLFAPGIAFRALGIDLREGRRGGYAEARSTMGGFHLGLGIAALLLAQPMVYLALGAAFALAAFGRILSMLSDSGNTVVNWLYLIVQIVLSALPLAYVFGFI, encoded by the coding sequence ATGGAATTCTACATTCCGACCGAAACGGGAGAATTCCTGGCGTTTTGTGCCGCCGTGGTGACGTCGCTGCTCGGGCTCGTGTTCCTGTTTGCGCCGGGTATCGCGTTTCGGGCCTTGGGGATTGATCTGCGCGAGGGGCGTCGCGGGGGGTATGCCGAGGCGCGCTCGACGATGGGCGGGTTTCATCTGGGGCTTGGTATTGCAGCACTGCTGCTTGCGCAGCCGATGGTCTATCTGGCGCTGGGCGCTGCCTTTGCGCTTGCGGCGTTTGGGCGCATCCTGTCGATGCTGTCGGACAGCGGCAATACAGTTGTGAACTGGTTGTATCTGATCGTTCAGATCGTGCTTTCGGCTTTACCCTTGGCCTATGTCTTTGGTTTTATCTAA
- a CDS encoding F0F1 ATP synthase subunit delta, which yields MPVADTSQLISGVAERYASSLFDLALEAGSVESVAADLDKFQSLINESADLKRLIVSPIFSADDQFKAISALIAKAGITGLVGNFLKVVARNRRLFAVPGIVKSYRETAARHRGEVSADVTSAHALTAAQQTELKAALKGVTGKDVTLNVTVEPSILGGLIVKVGSRQIDTSLRTKLSSLKLALKEVG from the coding sequence GTGCCCGTGGCAGACACATCCCAGCTTATTTCCGGTGTTGCAGAAAGGTACGCGTCTTCGCTTTTCGATCTGGCCCTGGAAGCAGGTTCGGTAGAGAGCGTGGCGGCGGATCTGGACAAATTCCAGTCGCTGATCAACGAGAGCGCCGATCTGAAGCGCCTTATCGTCAGCCCGATCTTTTCTGCCGACGACCAGTTCAAGGCCATTTCCGCGCTGATCGCGAAGGCCGGCATCACGGGTCTGGTCGGTAATTTCCTCAAGGTGGTTGCGCGCAATCGCCGCCTGTTTGCAGTGCCTGGCATCGTCAAGTCCTATCGCGAAACCGCCGCCCGTCATCGTGGCGAAGTTTCTGCCGATGTGACGTCGGCGCATGCCCTGACGGCCGCGCAGCAGACTGAATTGAAGGCGGCGCTCAAGGGCGTCACCGGCAAAGACGTGACGCTCAACGTCACGGTTGAACCCTCTATTCTCGGTGGTCTGATCGTCAAGGTCGGGTCCCGCCAGATTGACACTTCCCTTCGCACAAAGCTTTCTAGCCTTAAGCTTGCACTGAAAGAGGTCGGCTGA
- the atpA gene encoding F0F1 ATP synthase subunit alpha, with protein MDIRAAEISAILKDQIKNFGQEAEVSEVGQVLSVGDGIARVYGLDNVQAGEMVEFPGGIRGMALNLEADNVGVVIFGADRGIKEGDTVKRTGSIVDVPVGPELLGRVVDALGNPIDGKGPINAKQRSRVDVKAPGIIPRKSVHEPMSTGLKAIDALIPVGRGQRELVIGDRQTGKTAIILDTILNQKAIHDNGPDAEKLYCVYVAIGQKRSTVAQFVKVLEERGALKYSIIIAATASDPAPMQYLAPFAGAAMGEYFRDNSMHALIGYDDLSKQAVAYRQMSLLLRRPPGREAYPGDVFYLHSRLLERAAKLSDENGAGSLTALPVIETQGNDVSAFIPTNVISITDGQIFLETDLFYQGIRPAVNVGLSVSRVGSAAQIKAMKQVAGSIKGELAQYREMAAFAQFGSDLDAATQRLLNRGARLTELLKQPQFSPLKTEEQVAVIFAGVNGYLDKIAVNKVGAFEQGLLSYMRSEGKDILEAIRKEKAISDDVKGKLKSAIDTFAKSFA; from the coding sequence ATGGATATCCGCGCCGCGGAAATTTCCGCAATTCTCAAAGATCAAATTAAAAACTTCGGCCAGGAGGCAGAAGTCTCCGAGGTTGGCCAGGTGCTGTCCGTCGGTGACGGTATTGCCCGCGTCTACGGTCTGGACAATGTCCAGGCCGGCGAGATGGTTGAATTCCCGGGTGGAATTCGCGGCATGGCGCTGAACCTTGAAGCCGACAATGTCGGTGTGGTTATCTTCGGTGCCGACCGTGGCATCAAGGAAGGCGACACCGTCAAGCGGACCGGTTCCATCGTGGACGTTCCGGTTGGTCCGGAACTGCTCGGCCGCGTCGTTGACGCGCTCGGCAACCCGATCGACGGCAAGGGCCCGATCAATGCCAAGCAGCGCTCGCGCGTTGATGTCAAGGCTCCGGGCATCATCCCGCGTAAGTCGGTTCATGAGCCGATGTCGACAGGCCTCAAGGCGATCGACGCCCTGATCCCGGTCGGCCGCGGCCAGCGCGAGCTGGTCATCGGTGACCGTCAGACCGGCAAGACCGCCATCATTCTCGACACGATCCTCAACCAGAAGGCCATTCACGACAATGGCCCGGATGCTGAAAAGCTGTATTGCGTTTATGTCGCTATCGGCCAGAAGCGTTCCACGGTTGCCCAGTTCGTCAAGGTGCTCGAAGAGCGCGGCGCACTGAAGTATTCGATCATCATCGCTGCCACGGCGTCCGATCCGGCTCCGATGCAGTATCTCGCACCGTTCGCCGGTGCCGCGATGGGCGAATATTTCCGCGACAACAGCATGCATGCGCTGATCGGCTACGACGATCTTTCCAAGCAGGCCGTTGCCTACCGCCAGATGTCGCTGCTGCTGCGCCGTCCTCCGGGCCGCGAAGCTTATCCGGGCGACGTTTTCTACCTGCATTCGCGTCTTCTCGAGCGGGCTGCAAAGCTCTCCGACGAAAATGGCGCAGGCTCGCTGACCGCTCTGCCGGTTATCGAAACCCAGGGCAACGACGTTTCGGCGTTCATTCCGACCAACGTGATTTCGATCACCGACGGCCAGATCTTCCTTGAGACGGACCTGTTCTACCAGGGTATCCGCCCGGCCGTTAACGTCGGTCTGTCGGTTTCCCGCGTGGGTTCGGCCGCTCAGATCAAGGCGATGAAGCAGGTTGCGGGCTCGATCAAGGGTGAGCTTGCCCAGTATCGCGAAATGGCGGCATTCGCCCAGTTCGGTTCCGACCTCGACGCTGCAACGCAGCGCCTGTTGAACCGTGGTGCACGCCTGACCGAACTCCTGAAGCAGCCGCAGTTCTCGCCGCTGAAGACGGAAGAACAGGTCGCAGTCATCTTCGCCGGTGTGAACGGTTACCTCGACAAGATCGCCGTCAACAAGGTTGGCGCGTTCGAGCAGGGTCTGCTGTCGTACATGCGTTCGGAAGGCAAGGACATTCTCGAGGCTATCCGCAAGGAGAAGGCAATCAGCGACGACGTCAAGGGCAAGCTCAAGTCTGCCATCGACACGTTTGCGAAATCCTTCGCCTGA
- a CDS encoding saccharopine dehydrogenase family protein — MKNIVVIGAGKIGSTIARLLAHSGDYQVTLADRSAEQLAMIEKHDALSVAQIDISDSAAMISLLTGKFAVLSAAPFHLTIAIAEAASTAGVHYLDLTEDVESTRRVKEIAETANTAFIPQCGLAPGFISIVANDLASRFDTLDSVRMRVGALPQYPSNALNYNLTWSTDGVINEYIEPCEAIVEGQLIEVPALEEREEFSLDGVTYEAFNTSGGLGTLCETLKGKVRTLNYRTIRYPGHAAIMKALLNDLGLRHRREVLKDIFENSLPSTMQDVVIIFVTVSGRKEGRLVQETYANKVYSAVVAGRMMSAIQITTATSICAVLDMLAKGELPTKGFIRQEEIGLDAFLKSRFGHHYEQRAYADKLAS, encoded by the coding sequence TGACGCTGGCTGACCGTAGCGCCGAACAGCTCGCCATGATCGAAAAGCACGATGCTTTGTCGGTCGCGCAGATCGACATCTCCGACAGCGCCGCCATGATCTCCCTGCTGACAGGCAAGTTCGCCGTCCTCAGCGCCGCCCCGTTCCACCTGACGATCGCCATTGCCGAAGCCGCCTCCACGGCCGGGGTGCATTATCTCGATCTGACCGAGGATGTTGAATCTACCCGCCGCGTCAAGGAAATCGCCGAAACCGCCAATACCGCCTTCATCCCGCAATGCGGCCTGGCACCGGGCTTCATCTCGATCGTCGCCAACGACCTTGCCAGCCGCTTCGACACGCTCGACAGCGTGCGCATGCGCGTCGGCGCCCTGCCGCAGTACCCGTCCAACGCGCTCAACTATAACCTGACCTGGAGCACCGACGGCGTCATCAACGAATATATCGAGCCCTGCGAAGCCATCGTCGAAGGTCAGCTGATCGAAGTGCCGGCGCTGGAAGAGCGCGAGGAATTCTCGCTCGACGGCGTCACCTATGAGGCCTTCAACACGTCGGGCGGGCTCGGCACGCTCTGCGAAACGCTGAAGGGCAAGGTGCGCACGCTCAACTACCGCACCATCCGCTATCCCGGCCATGCCGCGATCATGAAGGCGCTTCTCAATGACCTTGGCCTGCGTCACCGCCGCGAAGTCCTGAAGGACATCTTCGAAAACTCGCTGCCATCGACCATGCAGGACGTCGTCATCATCTTCGTCACCGTCTCCGGCCGCAAGGAAGGCCGCCTGGTGCAGGAAACCTATGCCAACAAGGTCTACAGCGCCGTTGTTGCCGGCCGCATGATGAGCGCCATCCAGATCACCACGGCAACCAGCATCTGCGCCGTTCTCGACATGCTGGCCAAGGGCGAACTGCCCACCAAGGGCTTCATCCGCCAGGAAGAAATCGGCCTCGACGCCTTCCTCAAGAGCCGCTTTGGACATCACTACGAACAGCGCGCCTATGCCGACAAGCTGGCCAGCTGA
- a CDS encoding F0F1 ATP synthase subunit gamma — translation MPSLKDLKNRIASVKATQKITKAMKMVAAAKLRRAQEAAEAARPYSQRMAIVLANIAEAVGTDDSAPRLMTGNGRDQTHLLVVCTAERGLCGGFNSQIARFARDHVRKLLAEGKTVKIICVGKKGFDILRREFSSLIIDRVDLREVKRVGFENADLIGKKVISLFEKGEFDVCTLFYSEFKSVISQVPTALQLIPAAAPAVAKTDEASAAAIYEYEPDAGEILNDLIPRNISVQVFRALLENVAGEMGAKMSAMDNATRNAGEMINKLTLSYNRQRQAQITKELIEIISGAEAL, via the coding sequence ATGCCTTCACTTAAGGATCTGAAAAACAGGATCGCCTCCGTCAAGGCGACGCAGAAGATCACCAAGGCGATGAAAATGGTCGCCGCGGCGAAGCTTCGGCGTGCGCAGGAGGCGGCCGAGGCTGCCCGGCCTTACTCGCAGCGGATGGCGATCGTTCTTGCGAACATCGCCGAAGCCGTGGGCACGGACGATAGCGCGCCTCGCCTGATGACGGGCAATGGCCGCGACCAGACGCATCTGCTGGTGGTCTGCACGGCAGAACGCGGACTTTGCGGCGGCTTCAACAGCCAAATCGCCCGCTTTGCCCGCGATCACGTGCGCAAACTGCTCGCCGAAGGCAAGACGGTTAAGATCATCTGCGTCGGCAAGAAGGGCTTCGATATCCTTCGCCGCGAATTTTCATCGCTGATCATCGATCGTGTCGATCTGCGTGAAGTCAAGCGGGTCGGCTTCGAAAATGCCGACCTGATCGGCAAGAAGGTCATCAGCCTGTTCGAAAAGGGCGAATTCGACGTTTGCACTCTGTTCTATTCGGAGTTCAAGTCGGTCATCAGTCAGGTTCCGACAGCGCTTCAGCTGATCCCGGCCGCTGCTCCTGCAGTTGCCAAAACCGACGAAGCATCCGCTGCGGCGATCTATGAATACGAGCCAGATGCGGGCGAGATCCTCAACGATCTTATTCCGCGCAACATTTCGGTGCAGGTTTTCCGGGCTTTGCTCGAAAATGTTGCGGGTGAAATGGGTGCCAAAATGAGCGCGATGGATAATGCCACGCGCAATGCCGGTGAAATGATCAACAAGCTGACATTGTCCTACAACCGTCAGCGCCAGGCTCAGATCACCAAGGAACTCATTGAAATCATTTCGGGCGCGGAAGCGCTCTAA
- a CDS encoding F0F1 ATP synthase subunit epsilon, with protein sequence MADFNFELVSPERLLLSERVSEVVLPATEGEMTVMANHAPTMTTIKPGVVSVKAADGTVTRYVVFGGFADILPTGCTLLAESAVPVSEVDAKLIDKRIEATKSELDDGSHSDEHKTRLESFLAELTQLNEIVVAA encoded by the coding sequence ATGGCTGATTTCAATTTCGAACTCGTCTCCCCGGAACGGCTGCTGCTGTCCGAGCGCGTCAGCGAAGTCGTTCTTCCGGCAACGGAAGGCGAAATGACCGTCATGGCCAACCATGCGCCGACAATGACGACCATCAAGCCGGGCGTCGTCAGCGTCAAGGCTGCAGATGGCACCGTGACGCGCTATGTCGTGTTTGGCGGTTTCGCCGATATCCTGCCGACCGGCTGCACGCTGCTGGCCGAATCTGCCGTTCCCGTCAGCGAAGTCGATGCCAAGCTGATCGACAAGCGCATCGAGGCAACAAAGTCGGAACTCGACGATGGCTCGCATAGCGACGAGCACAAGACGCGTCTCGAAAGCTTCCTTGCCGAGCTGACACAGCTCAACGAGATCGTCGTCGCCGCCTGA